The window GAATTTAGTGTAGTTTAGATTAATTTGAAAGAACCTTTTATTCtaaagttaattaaaatactACTTGCATAActtgaattattaaaataccCTTAAGCATATTAGCATGATTTGCCTTGAATAACATTTACTGCCAGCAAAATGGGGTCGAAACCTATATTAACTTATATTATAACCTATAACCTataatatacagagtgttagttacatcgtaacgaaaactgaatTTTATATCGCAaaaatagaaaattccacttgatatcaactcaatcatggtctaaaccatccctctaaagttttcgttacgatgttactaacttGTATGTAAGAAATATAATTACCTTGGTTTACGCCGACGGGACTGGGCGTCTTGTTCGGGCGAGGTGCTTCTTCATCCACTTCCATCGCGGTAGGCAGCATTGGTAGCCCCAACGACAGTACTGGAGGCAACACCGCTGGTAACATCGACCCTTCCATGTTCGCTATCTTTATGAACCCAGGTTTCACATTCCTAGGCAGCGCCGAGAACCGAATGAAATACTTCTCGTTGCCCACAGTTATAGGCTTCGGTAAATCCCCAAACTCAACTTTAAACGGCTGTTCGTTTATCAAAACTGTCTTCAGAGAGTCTACAAAGCGTATAGTAAAGAACTGGCCGTTTATCGTGATTTTTTGCACTTTCGCGTCGAGGTACACTGGGCACATTTGTGTAGCATTCACGATTAAGTTTATCTTCCCCGCGACAAGATCCGTTCGCTTCGTCTTGCCAATGTCTACTTGCGGCAACGGCCCTTCTAAATGCACTAATCTCGGTTTCCCGTCAATAATGACTCCTAGAGGCTGCCCTCCAAAGTAGCACTCCCACCATCTACCGTTTATGAACAGCTCTCTCGTCGGCGCTCCGAACCTCATGTCGAACACTTGATCGTCTATCTCAACTTGTTTGTAAGGTTCGTTGAAGGATAGAACGACTGAATCTTTGTTGTCGAACGTGACGCGTCTACAACCTGGCAAGAACTTAATTTCTCTAGGATCATCCCAGTCCAGCATGATGATGGCAGTGTCTCCGTAGAACCTGATCTCGCGCGGAACACCGTCTATTTGAATAGTTTTAACAGGGTCTTGGTCGATGTACTCTATGACTTTATAATCAGTTGGTGGAATGACGACGCCTGGAGCGCCTAAAGGCGGCGGGGCTTCCATCGGCTCGTACGGCTTCAACGGACATTCTCCCTGATACGTGCCTATTTTAGGAGTAGGCAGTGGTGGTAAAGGCATTCGAGGGTCAAATGGTGGTCTAGGGGCTCTCTTATCGAACTTCCCTCTGTAGAACGGCGGCGCTGGTCCTCTGAATCTTCTAGGTGCGTATTCATCGACTCTTGGTCTAGGCCCGCGCCAGTTGTAAGGCATGTTGTACATAGACGGCATTCCGGGGGGGATGGGGAGTAACCCAGGTCGAGGACCATCCATGGTGTCCATCGCGCCCATCCTCATATCGGAATCGTGAAGATACCCTTGACTGTCTGGAGGAGTATCCATAAACACTGAAGGAGTAACCCTTTCGTCGATATCTCCGAATGTATTCCGGGCATTCGGCGAAGATCTCGGACTAGATATTTTGTGATTCTGTTCCTGTATGTGGGCCTTGAGTTTTCTCTTGGATGACTCTAGAGACTCCCTTTGTTTCGCCTCTTTCAGCTTGAGTTTTTCGTTCAGCTGTAGTACTTGATACATGAGGGTATTGTACTGGCTCTTGTCAAGTTGGCCGTCGCTGAACTGCTCCTTGGCTTGGTTCATGATGATGGAGATGGTCTTCTTATGGTCTTCCGCATCAAACTCCTCAGCTGGTTCGGGCCGCAAGTCCGTGTCTTCCGTACTCAACGTACGTCGCCTTTCCCTTTCTACGCCTGAAAGAAGTTCAAACGGTTTATTAGTTAAAATTACTTCTAAATAACGGGTAATAATTGTTTAAAAGTTATGGTGCTTCCCACATCAAGCACCTTTAGGGAAAAAGCTATTTGAATCTGCAGTGCCACTTTACAACGCGTCGGACCTTAATCTTACTCGATGACCACCATcatatatttcttttaaaatataacatataagaaaaaaataaatacgactcatacaaaataaatacttactcgGTGACTTGCTAAACAACAGCGGTCTGCCCAGCCTATCCTTTCCTTTGGTAGCTTCAGCTAGCTTCGCTCTGACTAGATCCAACTTCGAAGGGGTCTTCTTGACCTCTTCCTTCTCTTTGACTTCATTCCAGTCTCTCCTCGGGGACCTTTGGGGGGATATATCGTCTAGTTTGTGGTCATTGATTGAGTCAATAGACGGCGGTGGTGGAGCCACTTCTTCAACTTGAGGCAGTTGGCGTAGATCCACATCTTCATTGCCGAAAAGTCTGAAATAAGTTTGATAGTGAAAAACGCATTTTGAAATCGCATGCAATTTTGTTATTAAGACTAACAACGCAACGAAACCAAGAGTCATTACTCGTTTCTTGTCGAGTTTTAGTGTTCCGCACACACATAAACTCGCACTGGTATTTCCTAGGGCTGCAGATCCACATGGAATCGATTAAAATGAACTTGCAGCCACTCCTCAGATGGATATGACAAATCGTATGGTGATAAGTACTTGggcagacaaatggggagcgctgaaggctctcacccggtacaaaatttaagacaacaggcctgagggtgcccagttgggcgcgaacctcggctcagggcgtcgtctgaagagataatatatgaaagaattaatcgaattaaaacaatgtagaattaatcgaccctagtgagttgATAGCTGTAAGCAACGAATaaggggaaatcgtcgaccacgccggctaggtcggtatcggggtcctctaGTGTTTgtcgtcgcgagctgattggacgCCTCTAGCGCTAGAGTATACAAGCTTGAATCTGAATCACCTTTCTAGATGGGTGGTCTTTTAGTAACAGGGCTAGTACCTATGGCTCCTGAGACGGTCAAACATCTCACCACTAACCAAATACTACACTACATAGATAGAGCTTAGAGATGAACTGTAGCATAAGGCGGCGATCACAATAGACCTTACCCAGTGATACAGCTTTAAAAAGAGGTTTAGTTAcattgttagaccaacgagaaCTTTAATGTTCCGCTTACAAGATCACTAAATGTATTCTAAACTTCGTAAGATAGCTGTTCATAAACAAAAACGGATACTTACATATCAAACTTATCGAGCTTATTCTTCTTAGCTTTCCCTTCAGCCGTTTCAGTGGACGGCCTCTTCTGGCCCACGGCTGCTGGCTTAGTCTCAACCGCTGGAAGCACTCGCAAGTCCACATCCTTGTTCACCACTTCGGGAATATCTGAAAACGGCACTCAATTTTTAATaagtcttgtttttttttttttgtatttttggtaCTTATTAACATTTTACCTGTTACCCATCCTTTGTTAAAGTTGCGGGATCCGTTTGCCTAGTTTGTTGTTTAACTACACTGCGCATccagcttttttattatttacgctTTACGTCTCAGAATTtggatgattattatttattacatagatATCTGCAGTGCATAAGTGTAGACTTATCATGATGTTCAAAGGTAAACCTACTTATTTGATGGCGAGTTATTACAATTTTAACTCTCACAGAATGTTAAGTTTTAAAAGGTAATAAATTACAACTGATAATGTCAAGTCGACAGACGCGCACTGGCACTTAATACGTTCTCACTACCGCCTCTAGTGGGCATTGAAGTTTAAAACGATTTTGATACTATTTCATTATCCAGGACAACTTCCCAACATGTTACGTGATTCTCTATTAAAAGCTACACTGTCGTAACGTAGTATAAATTACTTATCACTATTCTTACAACTACGAGTaagatattaaattataaatagcaCCGTAGCTTATCAAGTTAAACACAAGTAAGTTACTTGCAACATCTCTGTTAACGATTTGGGGTAAATAAGCGACTTTGGCGACCGGATCCTTCGTTCCATCCTTTTACTTTCAGACGAACGTTGTAAAATTAGAACCTTAGCGTAAGGCAGGTACTTCGTAAGCGTATTGCGCGCGAATTCGCTTTGTGCGGATACGTAACACGCAAAAACAATCCCGTCCGTCCAAGTACGTGCACGTACTACGGGTGCGTGCGTTCGTACGTATACGCATGAGTCGAATTCGTACGAAAACGCATCCGAAATGCGACCGGCCTAAAGCTGCATTTCTACTGGAGCAAAATCGGAGCATAACGAAAAAATATCGATAGTATTTCTGGCCTTATATTGACTTATATACAACTGCATTTAGAGGCAAATCTGCGTATCACTAACCTACTTGGTTTGGTGCTGATTCCGATTGATTccttatgtatgaatgtaaaggataacatttaaaacagttaaactaaattaaaattaaggttTGTTCGCCacaatcagcaccattgtagtAGTAATTATATTAAACGCACTGTACGATTCGTCCGCTCTAATTCTGATCCACCAGATGAGTAGAAGGAACAAGGTGAGGCTTCTAGATGTTTTATTGAGTAGGTTGCGCTTGCGCCACTGAAATCCTCAGTCATAACACGTTTCGTAGTGATTGTAGATTTATGTAGAACATAACTTAAACTAGTGTTCtttgatgaaaatattttttttttctgtgcttTAAATATGTTGGCAACGACTGTTTTCCACCACAGTTACTGGTAATGTTCAACTTTGgagcaaaatataaatacacaATCCATATAGTTTTACGAACTCATTTTATATAGTAATGATTTTTTATCTTGATACTGAAGTAAATATTAGTGTGTTAgattatattgtttatttcaCTAGTATTTAaagttactttatttttatttgtaagtatacgatttgttttttttatacaagaTCATAGTCTCCTCGACACACTGGCACTATCATAGTAAATTgtttttaacaaataaataatgttgtacttaattgtatttttatatatcaaAGTAGAACTAAAACCTATTGTTTTTATGAATCTTTTTCCCTTGTGTAATTATTTTACGTCTTTTGTTGTGTATCTTATAATGTAACAGCCATCTAAATTATCGCCTAAAAAAATTAATTATGTCCCCAATTTCGTCTCATAAACGactgaaaattaaattatggaATAGCGATAAAATTGAAACCATCTCGCAAGtatgtttcgtaaggattatcagaaaaatattaatagtattaGCTTAggaatgagaaaaaaaaagttcCAAATTGAAATTGAATGTAAAATCGTGTTTTGTTTAACAAAAAATCGGAGGTGTTTAGTTTTGATGAGAAATATAAAAGCTTACCCTTTTAGAAGTGACAGCACTAAAGAATCTTGGTTCAACAGGAGAAGAGAATAGATTTAGGAAATAGGATTTAGGTTTGAGATGTTTGtttatgcaattttttttattttggaaacCATAGTTTTTGATACCTACTTCTCAACTATCCTACTGACCAATCACAGCGAGAATTCTCTCCGGCACGCTTTAATCGATCGATTTTTACGTCTCCACTGCCCTAATGATAATCGATTTCCGATAGATGTTACGGGAAGAAATGCTGATGAATGGAAACTACTCTTCTGAACAGCGAAAATGAATGCGGAGTAGACTACTTATGGATTAGATTTCCAATTATGAAGTGTGACTCCCGGCGCTATACATCGCAGGCGAATGTTTTAAATCTAAAGAAAAATGCGCACAAACCGAAACTTCCAAGTACTAGGATCGCACACACGTATCGTGgccttataatgaaaaccaTGCGAGCGCGTTTTTTAAAATCAcattattttgtgatttttgttaacaaaacttcgcaaAGTTTTCTTTATAATGAGACGATATACGGAATGACAAAGATGAGTGTGGCTTGCGAGTTATAGCGACGGTTTTAGATTTGTAACTATTATAACTCAAGTGAGAGTGATATCTGTCGCGGCCTATCGTTATATCGGATATTACAACTACTTATTTACCAAAacagagggttaaaaaggccgcatcgaagcaagtGGTTACTTGACAGTTATAACAATATATGAAATATGTCAGATATGGTAGTTTATGAttttatccaatagttttttttattaagatcactTTGAAATATTGTATgtgtgtattacaagactcgAAACATGGGCGGCCATGATAAGCttcgtcacatttcacaaaataaacacaaatatcTGTCACATTTCAAGTTAaactgtttgacagtttgtttcttgaaatgtgacgtcactgggcaaaatatcacgtgaccaaccgttttcgcgggaaatttgtaatgaatgaagaatatgtaaagctttttcgagaaaataaaatattttaaagtaattgtaatttttaaaatacttatccgaaaactgtcaagtagccaattcagctgaaaaagcaatattgcaatttgacatttgcgcatatgaacgtaagtgcgcaatgcaaacaaatgtcaaatagcaatattgcctttttagacgaattgcttcgatgacgcctttttaaccccctgattgTGATTGGTGAGTTTCTTGACGAAGCCAAAGCTGATGACTAGTCCCGATACGTGGTGAATGATGTTCTTCAGTCCTTCAACGCCTGTTGTCAtcgtcttcaaggtcatcactTGCCCGCTTCACGTTTCTTCCCGTCACTTATTACCCATTTCGTTTATCGAGAAGTTGCAAGAACTATTTTATAATCATCTATTTTATTAGTCACCAGAACTCGGAGAAACCCAAACGTGCGTTAAACTATGTCAACCAAGTGACCTGTGCAGCAAACTTTCAGTACGAATTCGATAAAATATTGAAACTATTTCCCAAAGTTAGATTAAATGTTAGGTAATATTTAGCATCTTCTTAAAAGTAAGGGTACAAAAGCCGGCGTGAAACATCAATATGAATACTCCAAGAgttgaaaaacattttatttccacACAATAAGTGTAAGTCTTCTCGCTTATATCTAGTATCACAGATTACGACTAGCGATGTTTGTATCGCGGCCCTACGCTCGCATTCGGTTAACATAGAGTGATATCTTACTTGACGCGTCAGCGGGGGCGGAGGGCGCGGGCTCGGGGCTCTCGGATTGCTCCTTATTGCGTCGCATGTAGCGCTCCTTGTGGTAGTTCTTGAGCTCCTTGAAGGCGACGACCGGCGTGGCCTCCGGTTCGCGCTCCTTTGCGCGCTTCACCCGCTCCTTGGCCTTCGCCTTCTTCTCCGGCGAGGACCCGCTCGAGCTGTCTTTAGCCTCCgcgtctttcttcttcttcttatcaacTTTAGGGGCGTCCTTCTTCCTCTTAACCGGCGACGGCGCGTCGCGCTCCTTCGCCTCGTCCCGATTGATTTTCGGGATCGGCGGCAATTTGTTTATCTTTTTCGGGTCGACGAGCTTGTCGATATATTTGTCGACAGAGGCGTCATCGAGGGGCCGGTCGTTCTTTTTGACGTCCTTGTGGTTCTCGTCGGGTTTGGCGGGCTTGCGGTCGGGCTCGTCCctgcgggcgcgggcgcggtcgCGGCGGGCGTCCCCGCGCTTGTCCAGCCGCGGgtcgcggcggcgcggcggccgggcgggcgcgggccgcgccgccgcgggcTGCACGTCGTACGTTATGACGTTCTTGCGCTTGGTGACGCGCTCCAGGGGCTTGATGTCGAACACGTTGGGCGCTatgggcgcgggcggcgcggggtgCGGCGCGGGGTGCGgcgcgggggcggcgggggcggcggccgCGACGGccgggggcggcgggggcggcgggtgGCGCGCCAGGCGCGGgtcgcggcgcgcggcggccaGCGCGGCGCTGACGGGCGCGATGCGGCCGCCCGCCGGCTTGCTCACGGGCTGCGGGGAAACTCCAATTCAGATACCACGCACAAACAACAATACCATACTTCTATATACGAAAACAGTTTATCGTCAGCTTATAGTGGAAACCACGTAAGCACTTTTTTGAAAGTCACAACAAAAACCTCGCAATAACATGCtaaaatgaaactaattgaaaCAAGGCGAGGTTCTGTTGAAGACAATCACATTGGAATTTGATTTTCAAGAAGCgtatgtggttttcactataaggcgacgttatATACCCTCCCACTGCCGGGCCCAGACCTCCCCTCAACTAGTGTTATGATTCATGATCAGGATCATATCATTTAAGCGCTGAATATTTCTCGGATCAGTACAAACGAAGCACCACTCGGGCGCAAAACTCATTGAACACACTAGttccaaataaaataagatatattCGCATTCATATGTTAAACCactgcatatacagggtgttagtgacatcgtaacgaatactgagagggatgatccagaccatgattctgagttggtatcaagtggaattttcagttggaaagttcatttttttttaattattttctgttccatacttttgcgacggaaaattccacttgatatcatctcagaatcatggcctcaatcatccctcaaagttttcgttacgacgtcactaacaccctgtatacacatatgtataaagatacatacaacGCATCATCGGTTTTCTCGCCACATAGCGCATTAAgtcacactgtaatgttgtatgtacctttatatataaatacataaaccagAACTAACATCCCTAATTCCTACCAGATAAAATTAACCCTAACAATGGCTCTGATTCCTttagacacctaattttattttaagttatacatgtaattttcctatccgccgaaaaggaaagggccgACAACTTTGTAAAAATTTTATGACTGTCGATCACCCacacgtccctttctttttcagcgcaCAAGTaaattacaggtataaattaaaataaaattagatggtgtgtacaggaatcagtatTAGCGTCACATAAATACCAACACGGGTTTCAAACGCGAATATATACCCCTACATATACCCCACGTAAcactacataaacagcccatatacgtcccacgaCTGGGTAGTCCTTCAAtcaatggagcatactccaccaaactgctggttggtggagtttgttttttaacgtcacattcactacttggtcggacagaGGGTTTGTAGAAATATTCATCACTTAgtagagaaaataataataaatatatactcACAGGACCAAGCCGGGCTTTGACGGGGAGGTTGATCTCGGGCGCCGCGGGCATTACGGGAGCCACCACAGGATTAACCATCGCGATTGGCATAACTGACACCGGTGCAGACACTGGGGTTACTGACGACTGCGGGCAAATGTAAGCGTATTTATAGGGAGTGTCGGTAAAACAGTCGCGACGCTTGGGAACAATGAAAGGGTAATTAGTTAATTATGGCGCGTCGGTAAAGTAGGGGTGGCGCGTCGGTAAAGTAGGGGTGTTTCTAGAAGTGATTGCTTTTTTCGATCTCATTTACGTGGCTCTATTAACTATTGAAAGTATTGAAAGTCGGAggtcatccatcgcaagatgatgactaagtacccacgcttcactaAGCTTTCTGTCAAACCAACGTGTTAGGCACTAAATTAccattttaaatataaacatttcTGTAACATTTCACCTGTATGTCGTACCTGAAGCGATAAATAAGCCCCAATTCCATTAACTATGCGATGAATAAAACGATTTTATTTGCTCAATTATCGCGCTCGATGCGATAAATTGTCTTTTAAGAATTCTTTTCATAAGATTTATAGAATCAGGAAGAGGTAGATTAAACCACCGAAATTACtctatcctcgtaacgccgaagcattattacgatttcgaagtaataatcGACCGTGGTACCTTCagaaggaccaaatttttgcagtcgtaaaggccgagcacttgaagtacaaattttaaagtgttagaatttgaagacctatgtaaggatgaatagaagacatttttgaaaaaattacgttttttttagttcttccagaaggactcccggtttaagtcactacttttagaaaaatctgaaaaatattattattataaagggttatgtattttttcattaaaatacatacctatttgtacgtcataaatatgtgtatatacataaatatttaaatataaaataagtaacgagttttagtttttatgacgtagtttgtgattagtccctctggaagtacattaggtttttattattaggaaagaaattaattcatggtgtcagtttagatcatcattagaaataaaaaaggaaataaaattaagacggtagttttttttgttttcataatcATAAGATCAAGTAAGCAAGTCAatctatatcggtatgatttaatcacatataacaatttaaaaaagtatttgaaaataTCCGGACAcgacacctaaagtcccttgcaaaggactaaaaagtttgctttcatattgctaacgatatcgatacgaaattgataaaataactatgtcatgttgttgattattatcttacctgcgatttctgaaaataatgtatatgaaaaaactacgaaattcgattattaatttgattttttttttacctcgtcgccgtgtgAAGATGGTGCGCAtcttttaccaataaaatgacaaattacgacaagtgatacatatttcttttttattaaagccttGAATAGGTATTCACGAAATAGAATGAACTAGTTCGTAGACAAATTAATTTTTgtctcaatcggcgcaaaggtttgaattaaattgaccggcaaagttttggtacttttaaaagtaccttcgttgattattcgAACGAACTATtccttcggcctttatgactacaattatttggtccttctcagaggaccccagggcttacgaggcTAGGCATTGGTGatgattcctgtacacatcatctaactttattttaagttatacctgtcattttcttatccgccggaaagaaaagggacgggtaatcggcgTGCATAAAATTGATGGAACACAagtttaggcacaaatctaaaacctaaaaattttatattgggcaataacccgacagaattatgttggcAAAACACGGTTTGCATACCCGCGAGGtatctatttgattcgcccaggctattaattcattttaaaattaacatttgtcaatcatctgttCCTTTCactttcgacggatatgaaaatgacatgtataacttaaaatcaggTGTCTAAAAATCGCAGCCATTGTCAACAAATAAAGAACACAATTAGAAGTCATTAAGAGctcatttattaatttgttacaTTTAACTTACACAAATGAGCTTCCGCGTATTATGATACCTAGAAATCATTACGACGGATAGATTTAGGTAATTGCTTCTTTAAAGTATGAATTATGTTTTCtctaatgattttaattttctatgctTTACTTTTTCGGCGAATTATAAGTAGGGACTTTTAATGacatgtgataataataatgttggtAATTTCGGTTGTGTTGGTTATTCCGGGAAAGGGAAACAATGCCATGAAAGGACTTTAAATAACATGAGATAATGAAAAATATCATAATTCCGCAAATGGGAACATTAGCGTGAAAGGACCTATCTTATCGATATTCTGCTAATGGGAACAAATAACAATGGGCGTAATCGCGCAAAGAGAAACAATGACATGAAAGGATTTTAAATAACATGTTGTTTTAAAAACGTTCGTAATTCCGCAAATCGGAACAATAGCATGAAAGGACCTGTGATAACTTATCGATATTCCGCTAATGGGAACAAATAACAATGGGCGTAATCGCGCAAAGGGAAACAATGACATGAAAGGACTTTAAATAACATGAGATAATGAAAAATATCATAATTCCGCAAATGGGAACATTAGCGTGAAAGGACCTATCTTATCGATATTCCGCTAATGGGAACAAATAACAATGGGCGTAATCGCGCAAAGAGAAACAATGACATGAAAGGATTTTAAATAACACGTTTTAAAAACGTTCATAATTCCGCAAATCGGAACAATAACATGAAAGGACCTTTAATAACTTATCGATATTCCGCTAATGGGAACAAATAACAATGGTCGTTTTTCCG is drawn from Pectinophora gossypiella chromosome 19, ilPecGoss1.1, whole genome shotgun sequence and contains these coding sequences:
- the LOC126375623 gene encoding pre-mRNA cleavage complex 2 protein Pcf11 isoform X1 — protein: MSKEKEIAEEYASSLADLTVNSKPLINMLTILAEENVEHAGVIVETVEKHLEKVHPDIKLPVLYLVDSIIKNVGGAYTQKFSQSIVNMFTRTFKQVDEKIRSQMFKLRETWHDVFPATKLYQLDVKVNLIDPAWPIQAQPQQSNIHVNPNFLKKNATAATTSATPSLTEEEEKMRSILAKKEQELLMLQQKKIEMQLEQTRRQLEMAEKNAKKSSVTPVSAPVSVMPIAMVNPVVAPVMPAAPEINLPVKARLGPPVSKPAGGRIAPVSAALAAARRDPRLARHPPPPPPPAVAAAAPAAPAPHPAPHPAPPAPIAPNVFDIKPLERVTKRKNVITYDVQPAAARPAPARPPRRRDPRLDKRGDARRDRARARRDEPDRKPAKPDENHKDVKKNDRPLDDASVDKYIDKLVDPKKINKLPPIPKINRDEAKERDAPSPVKRKKDAPKVDKKKKKDAEAKDSSSGSSPEKKAKAKERVKRAKEREPEATPVVAFKELKNYHKERYMRRNKEQSESPEPAPSAPADASNIPEVVNKDVDLRVLPAVETKPAAVGQKRPSTETAEGKAKKNKLDKFDILFGNEDVDLRQLPQVEEVAPPPPSIDSINDHKLDDISPQRSPRRDWNEVKEKEEVKKTPSKLDLVRAKLAEATKGKDRLGRPLLFSKSPSVERERRRTLSTEDTDLRPEPAEEFDAEDHKKTISIIMNQAKEQFSDGQLDKSQYNTLMYQVLQLNEKLKLKEAKQRESLESSKRKLKAHIQEQNHKISSPRSSPNARNTFGDIDERVTPSVFMDTPPDSQGYLHDSDMRMGAMDTMDGPRPGLLPIPPGMPSMYNMPYNWRGPRPRVDEYAPRRFRGPAPPFYRGKFDKRAPRPPFDPRMPLPPLPTPKIGTYQGECPLKPYEPMEAPPPLGAPGVVIPPTDYKVIEYIDQDPVKTIQIDGVPREIRFYGDTAIIMLDWDDPREIKFLPGCRRVTFDNKDSVVLSFNEPYKQVEIDDQVFDMRFGAPTRELFINGRWWECYFGGQPLGVIIDGKPRLVHLEGPLPQVDIGKTKRTDLVAGKINLIVNATQMCPVYLDAKVQKITINGQFFTIRFVDSLKTVLINEQPFKVEFGDLPKPITVGNEKYFIRFSALPRNVKPGFIKIANMEGSMLPAVLPPVLSLGLPMLPTAMEVDEEAPRPNKTPSPVGVNQGLDMLASVMPSNMETPASASAYSLAEPLFAKPEKIPGLETPAEEKPPTATLPILGNINVADLFAKLVATGIVKMPDDVKAENKDVVREKKEEVKPAPPKEDKTKIHRVDLLRPETLRVKQPGLVAKLYGGMQCSGCGARFPPEHTVRYSQHLDWHFRQNRRERDSARRAHSRHWHYDLSDWVQYEEVEDLEEREKSWFEVGGEAAAAGEAAPEPPPSVAAGAPADQHCALCGDKFQQFYNEDLEEWHLRNSVRHNDCNYHPACYQDYKASLTKEEPEAAEAEFVEEVPLQEPCIVDADDINSQSDTESVVEVVETEDNLPVEIEEEGDEDDVVFKAEPVEEVVVNDDADTDDETVTERAERDRLAMIDFAKVKVKQEPIDPDDEPILCSVSQPGVPEPSAPRVQSSIDGNVVAAAPAAAPAPRPLPIRINISKPLAPAQPLDRMLEDVSADDEPLPPGEEPELEYTLKPGLEGVQFSRQPPVQRGNELSGLCSIM
- the LOC126375623 gene encoding pre-mRNA cleavage complex 2 protein Pcf11 isoform X2 is translated as MSKEKEIAEEYASSLADLTVNSKPLINMLTILAEENVEHAGVIVETVEKHLEKVHPDIKLPVLYLVDSIIKNVGGAYTQKFSQSIVNMFTRTFKQVDEKIRSQMFKLRETWHDVFPATKLYQLDVKVNLIDPAWPIQAQPQQSNIHNATAATTSATPSLTEEEEKMRSILAKKEQELLMLQQKKIEMQLEQTRRQLEMAEKNAKKSSVTPVSAPVSVMPIAMVNPVVAPVMPAAPEINLPVKARLGPPVSKPAGGRIAPVSAALAAARRDPRLARHPPPPPPPAVAAAAPAAPAPHPAPHPAPPAPIAPNVFDIKPLERVTKRKNVITYDVQPAAARPAPARPPRRRDPRLDKRGDARRDRARARRDEPDRKPAKPDENHKDVKKNDRPLDDASVDKYIDKLVDPKKINKLPPIPKINRDEAKERDAPSPVKRKKDAPKVDKKKKKDAEAKDSSSGSSPEKKAKAKERVKRAKEREPEATPVVAFKELKNYHKERYMRRNKEQSESPEPAPSAPADASNIPEVVNKDVDLRVLPAVETKPAAVGQKRPSTETAEGKAKKNKLDKFDILFGNEDVDLRQLPQVEEVAPPPPSIDSINDHKLDDISPQRSPRRDWNEVKEKEEVKKTPSKLDLVRAKLAEATKGKDRLGRPLLFSKSPSVERERRRTLSTEDTDLRPEPAEEFDAEDHKKTISIIMNQAKEQFSDGQLDKSQYNTLMYQVLQLNEKLKLKEAKQRESLESSKRKLKAHIQEQNHKISSPRSSPNARNTFGDIDERVTPSVFMDTPPDSQGYLHDSDMRMGAMDTMDGPRPGLLPIPPGMPSMYNMPYNWRGPRPRVDEYAPRRFRGPAPPFYRGKFDKRAPRPPFDPRMPLPPLPTPKIGTYQGECPLKPYEPMEAPPPLGAPGVVIPPTDYKVIEYIDQDPVKTIQIDGVPREIRFYGDTAIIMLDWDDPREIKFLPGCRRVTFDNKDSVVLSFNEPYKQVEIDDQVFDMRFGAPTRELFINGRWWECYFGGQPLGVIIDGKPRLVHLEGPLPQVDIGKTKRTDLVAGKINLIVNATQMCPVYLDAKVQKITINGQFFTIRFVDSLKTVLINEQPFKVEFGDLPKPITVGNEKYFIRFSALPRNVKPGFIKIANMEGSMLPAVLPPVLSLGLPMLPTAMEVDEEAPRPNKTPSPVGVNQGLDMLASVMPSNMETPASASAYSLAEPLFAKPEKIPGLETPAEEKPPTATLPILGNINVADLFAKLVATGIVKMPDDVKAENKDVVREKKEEVKPAPPKEDKTKIHRVDLLRPETLRVKQPGLVAKLYGGMQCSGCGARFPPEHTVRYSQHLDWHFRQNRRERDSARRAHSRHWHYDLSDWVQYEEVEDLEEREKSWFEVGGEAAAAGEAAPEPPPSVAAGAPADQHCALCGDKFQQFYNEDLEEWHLRNSVRHNDCNYHPACYQDYKASLTKEEPEAAEAEFVEEVPLQEPCIVDADDINSQSDTESVVEVVETEDNLPVEIEEEGDEDDVVFKAEPVEEVVVNDDADTDDETVTERAERDRLAMIDFAKVKVKQEPIDPDDEPILCSVSQPGVPEPSAPRVQSSIDGNVVAAAPAAAPAPRPLPIRINISKPLAPAQPLDRMLEDVSADDEPLPPGEEPELEYTLKPGLEGVQFSRQPPVQRGNELSGLCSIM